A single region of the Gaiellales bacterium genome encodes:
- a CDS encoding O-antigen ligase family protein encodes MGVYVAPADLRSLRPPRIGPRAGGDLTWIAAAAVSAAALALSVALGSGTEFLATAVAIPFVVVFAIRPAWGVYAVIVARPSMDLWADRSLAHAGSVSVNPASALALLFIAVGGAYLLENRHLVREAPSTLPYLGMAVMAALSVSVAPSKGGAATETLRLLSVAVLYMAAWTVVRDRDGLKRMVAALLASVVVPTALALWQFAHGGSTVIGEVGRSAGTFLQPDPFGIFMGFMTAFIIPLILCTRLRARWLLLLAGPFVAGALIASYTRTGWVGFVFGLFVLAVVRYRSLLVIGPLLLVLMAAAVPSTVHRFSDLTSGRTHYGPGNSLRARLDLWRQNLPRVEHNPVLGNGFKAIVEDTTGTRAVGVNVQEGAHSHSDFVRAIVELGVPGFLFFCWLLFGMWAACRRAYMRARKAGDDVLAALALGALVAASAYVLMSFDSNLMTQVAVSGTFWTLAAVGHAAGRVELARPDDA; translated from the coding sequence GTGGGCGTCTACGTCGCACCGGCCGACCTGCGCTCGCTGCGCCCGCCGCGGATCGGCCCGCGGGCCGGCGGCGACCTCACCTGGATCGCGGCGGCAGCCGTGTCGGCGGCGGCACTGGCACTCTCCGTCGCGCTCGGAAGCGGCACGGAGTTCCTCGCCACGGCGGTCGCCATTCCGTTCGTGGTCGTGTTCGCGATCCGCCCCGCGTGGGGGGTCTACGCGGTGATCGTCGCGCGGCCCAGCATGGATTTGTGGGCCGACAGGTCGCTCGCGCACGCCGGCAGCGTGTCCGTGAACCCGGCCTCTGCACTGGCACTGCTCTTCATCGCAGTCGGAGGGGCATACCTGCTCGAGAACCGGCACCTCGTCCGTGAGGCGCCGAGCACGCTGCCCTATCTCGGCATGGCGGTGATGGCGGCGCTGAGCGTGTCGGTCGCACCCTCGAAGGGTGGGGCGGCCACCGAGACGCTGCGACTGCTGTCGGTGGCCGTGCTCTACATGGCGGCCTGGACGGTCGTGCGCGACCGCGACGGGCTGAAGCGGATGGTCGCCGCGCTGCTGGCGTCGGTGGTCGTGCCGACGGCGCTCGCCCTGTGGCAGTTCGCGCACGGCGGCTCGACGGTGATCGGGGAGGTCGGGCGCTCCGCCGGCACGTTCCTGCAGCCGGACCCGTTCGGGATCTTCATGGGCTTCATGACGGCGTTCATCATTCCCCTGATCCTCTGCACGCGTCTGCGCGCTCGCTGGCTGCTGCTCCTGGCCGGGCCGTTCGTCGCCGGAGCGCTGATCGCGTCGTACACCCGCACCGGCTGGGTCGGATTCGTGTTCGGGCTGTTCGTGCTCGCGGTGGTGCGCTACCGCTCGCTGCTCGTGATCGGGCCCCTGCTGCTCGTGCTGATGGCGGCCGCCGTGCCGAGCACGGTGCACCGCTTCAGCGATCTCACCTCCGGCCGCACCCATTACGGCCCCGGGAACTCGCTGCGCGCGCGCCTCGACCTGTGGCGCCAGAACCTGCCCCGCGTCGAGCACAACCCGGTGCTCGGGAACGGCTTCAAGGCGATCGTCGAGGACACCACGGGGACACGTGCGGTCGGCGTCAACGTGCAGGAGGGCGCCCACTCCCATAGCGACTTCGTGCGCGCCATCGTCGAGCTCGGCGTGCCGGGCTTCCTCTTCTTCTGCTGGCTGCTCTTCGGCATGTGGGCGGCATGCCGGCGTGCATACATGCGCGCGCGCAAGGCCGGCGATGACGTTCTTGCCGCACTGGCGCTGGGAGCGCTGGTGGCCGCGTCGGCGTACGTCCTGATGAGCTTCGACTCCAACCTGATGACGCAGGTGGCCGTATCCGGCACGTTCTGGACGCTGGCGGCCGTCGGCCATGCGGCCGGCCGCGTCGAACTCGCCCGGCCAGACGACGCGTGA
- a CDS encoding CpsD/CapB family tyrosine-protein kinase: MKPEMTFRRSLRMIGKRWWLLLLGGVVVAALAFAVGGQKKAHWVATTTLTLNDQTIGPNEFGPGLQLNDALPRFVDDWTLDDFLSRPAANAASGKMGGSPDATHILNGLSMVPTGVTRVQLSYTGGSNEQTTISVLRNYSTAFISQRVRAEQKQIQQALNAYNGQKLPGKTEKNLLHIANQLTSIPAGFQTGFEADPNGSAAKVSPTGPPVAVIVAAGFLAGVAAGALLALLLGRFDKRVRRPDDIEVAGVPVVDIDSEVDAASVQLLRSELELAGMGTRLGVIAVTRATRGEGTSGLALALARTFASVGTPTILVSADLRARNGRAETGLSGLLDGSVSTSPLTPLESNLSWLPEGTSTALPETLFSAPRVERIVRDLREQAGVVVIDTPAVLEDSEALPLIATADIVLLTVRPGRTRWNPLGAAVALIQRVAKRPLHICYDRADEASSVPVAGVQRSGVAERVHQAIEVPASS; encoded by the coding sequence GTGAAGCCTGAGATGACCTTTCGCCGGTCGCTGCGCATGATCGGCAAGCGCTGGTGGCTGCTGCTCCTGGGTGGGGTGGTGGTTGCGGCACTCGCGTTCGCGGTGGGCGGCCAGAAGAAGGCGCACTGGGTCGCGACCACGACGCTTACCCTCAACGACCAGACCATCGGCCCGAACGAGTTTGGACCTGGCCTCCAGCTGAACGACGCACTGCCACGGTTTGTGGACGACTGGACGCTCGACGACTTTCTGTCTCGTCCGGCTGCCAACGCCGCCTCGGGGAAGATGGGCGGAAGCCCCGACGCGACGCACATCCTGAACGGGCTTTCCATGGTCCCCACCGGCGTGACGCGTGTCCAGTTGTCCTATACCGGTGGCTCGAACGAGCAGACGACCATCTCGGTGCTGCGGAATTACTCCACGGCGTTCATCAGTCAGCGAGTGCGTGCGGAGCAGAAGCAGATCCAGCAGGCGCTGAACGCCTACAACGGCCAGAAGCTGCCGGGCAAGACCGAGAAGAACCTGCTGCACATCGCGAACCAGTTGACCAGCATCCCGGCCGGGTTCCAGACCGGGTTCGAGGCGGATCCAAACGGCTCCGCGGCTAAGGTCAGTCCGACGGGTCCGCCCGTCGCGGTGATCGTCGCCGCCGGCTTCCTCGCCGGCGTGGCCGCCGGCGCGCTGCTCGCGCTGCTGCTCGGCCGCTTCGACAAGCGCGTCCGCCGGCCGGACGACATCGAGGTTGCGGGCGTGCCGGTGGTCGACATCGACTCCGAGGTGGACGCGGCGTCCGTGCAGCTCCTGCGCTCGGAGCTCGAGCTGGCCGGCATGGGCACGCGCCTCGGCGTCATCGCCGTGACCAGGGCAACGCGCGGGGAGGGCACGAGCGGCCTGGCACTGGCGCTGGCTCGCACCTTCGCGAGCGTCGGGACGCCGACCATCCTCGTCAGTGCCGACCTGCGGGCTCGCAACGGGCGCGCCGAGACCGGCCTCTCCGGGCTGCTCGACGGCAGCGTCAGCACGTCGCCGCTGACGCCGCTCGAGTCGAATCTCAGCTGGCTCCCCGAGGGCACCAGCACCGCGCTTCCCGAGACGCTCTTCTCCGCCCCGCGGGTGGAGCGGATCGTCCGCGACCTGCGCGAGCAGGCCGGCGTCGTCGTCATCGACACGCCCGCCGTGCTCGAGGACTCCGAGGCGCTGCCGCTGATCGCCACCGCGGACATCGTGCTGCTCACCGTGCGGCCCGGCCGCACCCGCTGGAACCCGCTTGGCGCCGCCGTCGCGCTGATCCAGCGCGTCGCGAAGCGGCCGCTCCACATCTGCTACGACCGCGCCGACGAGGCCAGCTCGGTGCCCGTGGCCGGTGTCCAGCGCAGCGGCGTCGCCGAGCGCGTCCACCAGGCGATCGAGGTCCCAGCCAGCTCATGA
- a CDS encoding sugar transferase, with product MRRALIVADVWALGLTFGAVHLILGASSKGFTSGKELILFLLSVPCWLALAGLYGLYEGDRLRADTTTLDDFWPLFHAITVGVWVTFVAIRLTDAVRASERRLILFWFLALIILPLGRSIIRVFIRSRVAFLQRTLIVGAGLVGQEIARKIRRNPGYGLELAGFVDNDPLPMHHELVDVPVLGATDELPRIVREYGVEHVMLAFTGDGHDAGLDIVRACNDLDVELDIVPRLFEVVGSKAQFHSLQGTPLLGLTPPVLSASHRVAKRAVDLIGASLGLLVLSPLFLAVAIAIKANSKGPVLFRQTRIGRGQQPFTILKFRTMVADAEERKGDVAHLNVHLGTDARMFKIPDDPRVTSVGRILRKYSIDELPQLMNVLRGQMSLVGPRPLIPHEHQYVNDWGLRRLDLTPGLTGLWQVFGRSEIPFSEMLVLDYLYVTNWTLWGDIKLVARTIPALMGKTRGAA from the coding sequence GTGCGCCGTGCGCTCATCGTTGCCGACGTCTGGGCGCTCGGCTTGACGTTCGGCGCCGTCCACCTAATCCTGGGCGCCTCGTCCAAGGGATTCACCTCCGGCAAGGAGCTGATCCTGTTCCTGCTCTCGGTCCCCTGCTGGCTCGCCCTGGCCGGTCTCTACGGCCTCTACGAGGGCGACCGGCTGCGCGCCGACACCACCACGCTTGACGATTTCTGGCCGCTCTTCCACGCGATCACCGTCGGCGTCTGGGTGACGTTCGTCGCCATCCGCCTCACCGACGCCGTCCGTGCGAGCGAGCGGCGCCTGATTCTCTTCTGGTTCCTGGCGCTGATCATCCTGCCGCTCGGCCGGTCGATCATCCGCGTGTTCATCCGCAGCCGCGTCGCGTTCCTGCAGCGGACGCTGATCGTCGGCGCCGGCCTGGTCGGCCAGGAGATCGCGCGCAAGATCCGGAGGAATCCCGGCTACGGCCTGGAGCTGGCGGGGTTCGTGGACAACGACCCGCTGCCGATGCACCACGAGCTGGTCGACGTCCCGGTGCTCGGGGCGACCGACGAGCTGCCGCGCATCGTGCGGGAGTACGGCGTCGAGCACGTGATGCTGGCGTTCACCGGTGACGGTCACGACGCCGGCCTGGACATCGTGCGCGCCTGCAACGACCTGGACGTCGAGCTCGACATCGTGCCGCGCCTGTTCGAGGTGGTCGGGAGCAAGGCGCAGTTCCACTCGCTGCAGGGCACGCCGCTGCTCGGCCTCACCCCGCCGGTGCTGTCTGCCAGCCATCGCGTCGCCAAGCGCGCGGTCGACCTGATCGGCGCGTCGCTCGGCCTGCTCGTGCTCTCGCCGCTGTTCCTCGCCGTCGCCATCGCCATCAAGGCCAACAGCAAGGGGCCGGTGCTGTTCCGGCAGACCCGAATCGGCCGCGGGCAGCAGCCGTTCACCATCCTCAAGTTCCGCACCATGGTCGCGGACGCGGAGGAGCGCAAGGGGGACGTCGCCCACCTGAACGTGCATCTCGGCACCGACGCGCGGATGTTCAAGATCCCGGATGACCCGCGCGTCACGTCCGTGGGCCGGATCCTCCGCAAGTACTCGATCGACGAGCTCCCCCAGCTGATGAACGTTCTTCGCGGGCAGATGAGCCTGGTCGGCCCGCGCCCGCTGATCCCGCACGAGCACCAGTACGTCAACGACTGGGGCCTGCGCCGCCTCGACCTGACGCCCGGCCTCACGGGGCTCTGGCAGGTATTCGGCCGCAGCGAGATCCCGTTCTCGGAGATGCTCGTCCTCGACTACCTGTACGTCACCAACTGGACGCTCTGGGGCGACATCAAGCTGGTTGCGCGGACGATTCCGGCGTTGATGGGCAAGACGCGCGGCGCTGCCTGA
- a CDS encoding glycosyltransferase, whose amino-acid sequence MSTEAAETPGRVLMVNKFHYPRGGAEHYMFRLAGLLEDGGAGVDYFAMHDARNLPCETDRYFVSEVSFEQPPTGLAGRAGMAGRMVYSLEARRKMARLLGDRRVDLAHVHNIYHQLSPSLLAPLHRRGIPVVMTVHDFKLVCPVYSLLSHGEICERCVGNGFSPAVRRRCNRSSLSGSVLVAGETWAHRRLGLYRDGIDVFITPSAFARDRLVRGGYPADRVVVIPNCVVAKDYHPLHRPGDHTLYVGRLSREKGVEVLVRAAIDTGARVKMVGDGPLRPALERTIAESGADVELLGFRSGDELAATVQAASAVVMPSICHDNCPLAVIEAMAWGKPVIGSRVGGIPELVRDGEDGLLVPHGDPAALGAAMLRLQGDPELAERLGRAGRARVEAHYDAEPHYRAVTAAYRLAGDIRRAAA is encoded by the coding sequence GTGAGCACCGAAGCGGCGGAGACGCCGGGCCGGGTGCTGATGGTGAACAAGTTTCACTATCCCCGCGGAGGCGCCGAGCACTACATGTTCAGACTGGCCGGCCTGCTCGAGGACGGCGGGGCGGGCGTCGACTACTTCGCGATGCATGACGCCCGCAACCTGCCCTGCGAGACCGACCGCTACTTCGTCTCCGAGGTCAGCTTCGAGCAACCGCCGACGGGCCTTGCCGGCCGTGCCGGCATGGCCGGCCGCATGGTGTACTCGCTCGAGGCGCGGAGGAAGATGGCGCGGCTGCTCGGCGACCGCCGGGTCGACCTGGCGCACGTGCACAACATCTACCACCAGCTGTCGCCGTCGCTGCTCGCACCGCTTCATCGCCGCGGCATTCCCGTCGTCATGACGGTGCACGACTTCAAGCTCGTCTGCCCGGTGTACAGCCTGCTCTCGCATGGCGAGATCTGCGAGCGGTGCGTGGGCAACGGGTTCTCGCCGGCCGTGCGGCGGCGCTGCAACCGCAGCTCCCTGTCGGGCAGCGTGCTGGTCGCCGGCGAGACCTGGGCACACCGGCGGCTCGGCCTCTACCGCGACGGGATCGACGTGTTCATCACCCCGTCCGCGTTCGCCCGCGACAGGCTCGTTCGGGGCGGCTACCCCGCCGACCGCGTGGTCGTGATCCCCAACTGCGTGGTCGCGAAGGACTACCACCCGCTCCACCGGCCCGGCGACCACACCCTCTATGTCGGTCGGCTGTCTCGAGAGAAGGGCGTCGAGGTGCTCGTCCGCGCTGCGATCGACACCGGCGCTCGTGTGAAGATGGTCGGCGATGGGCCGCTGCGCCCGGCGCTGGAGCGGACGATCGCCGAGTCCGGGGCCGATGTCGAGCTGCTCGGATTTCGCAGCGGCGACGAGCTCGCGGCCACGGTGCAGGCGGCGTCGGCGGTGGTGATGCCGTCGATCTGCCACGACAACTGCCCACTCGCGGTGATCGAGGCGATGGCCTGGGGCAAGCCCGTCATCGGCAGCCGCGTGGGCGGCATCCCGGAGCTCGTCCGGGACGGCGAGGATGGGCTGCTCGTCCCGCACGGCGACCCGGCGGCCCTGGGGGCGGCGATGCTGCGGCTGCAGGGCGATCCGGAGCTGGCCGAGCGGCTCGGCCGGGCCGGCCGGGCGCGGGTCGAGGCGCACTACGACGCCGAGCCGCACTACCGTGCGGTGACGGCGGCCTATCGGCTGGCCGGAGACATCCGAAGGGCGGCGGCGTGA
- a CDS encoding alkaline phosphatase family protein, with protein sequence MTRLLVVGLDGGTDSVIGLPDANLPSIAKLRAEGASATLTSTVPPITAAAWPSMMTGWNPGRHGMYDFRTLSIERYSRLWGAGHSASFEEGRDFVTSRRWSGAAFWDQLDGPAAVLSVPMTFPAWPIDGRMVAGFPLPDYGRNHTQPPELAGDMPPLLDFADRIGKLSDSELADRCRALVEQQREIVTRWLREDAHDAVVVVFQSTDFAQHRLWKYLDQPGHPLREALLEMYRSIDALVGEARELLGDEGTVVVVSDHGFGPHPRTFVRTDRVLADAGLLHAGGAAGRGEGVTRALRRAPALRRALRTLIGRLPGGARDRIAARATGASRVEWPRSQAYRIPLYPPAEGIVVNLRGRQQQGAVEPGSEYEQVRDRIIETLEGLRDPSTGDRVLQWARRREELFSGAHLDEAPDVVALFDPRYKAASGLGELFEPVPAQILDEYSGVHAMEGIFAAAGRGIRAGVDLGTRSILDVAPTLLALLGRPVPADSDGTVIDAALEDAAAVRTGDATYADRASGGEPALTAEEEATLEESLRALGYLE encoded by the coding sequence ATGACCCGGCTGCTCGTGGTTGGGCTCGATGGCGGGACGGACTCCGTCATCGGGCTTCCCGACGCCAACCTCCCGAGCATCGCGAAGCTGCGCGCCGAGGGCGCGTCGGCGACGCTGACGTCGACGGTGCCCCCGATCACCGCGGCTGCCTGGCCGTCGATGATGACCGGCTGGAACCCCGGGCGGCATGGCATGTACGACTTCCGCACGCTGAGCATCGAGCGCTATAGCCGCCTCTGGGGCGCCGGGCATTCCGCCTCGTTCGAGGAGGGGCGCGACTTCGTCACCTCCCGGCGGTGGTCGGGCGCCGCCTTCTGGGATCAGCTGGACGGTCCTGCGGCGGTGCTGTCGGTTCCGATGACCTTCCCGGCCTGGCCGATCGACGGCCGCATGGTGGCCGGATTCCCGCTGCCGGACTACGGTCGCAACCACACGCAGCCGCCCGAACTGGCCGGCGACATGCCGCCGCTGCTCGACTTCGCCGACCGCATCGGCAAGCTGTCCGACAGCGAGCTTGCGGACCGCTGCCGGGCGCTCGTCGAGCAGCAGCGCGAGATCGTCACGCGGTGGCTTCGGGAGGACGCCCACGACGCGGTCGTCGTCGTGTTTCAGAGCACCGACTTCGCCCAGCACCGGCTGTGGAAGTACCTCGACCAGCCGGGCCACCCGCTGCGCGAGGCGCTGCTCGAGATGTACCGGTCGATCGACGCGCTCGTGGGCGAGGCCCGTGAGCTGCTCGGCGACGAGGGCACCGTGGTCGTCGTCTCAGATCACGGCTTCGGCCCGCATCCCCGGACGTTCGTCCGCACCGACCGCGTGCTCGCCGACGCCGGCCTGCTGCATGCCGGGGGCGCCGCGGGCCGGGGTGAGGGTGTCACGCGCGCGCTGCGCCGCGCGCCCGCGTTGCGGCGCGCCCTTCGCACGCTGATCGGCCGGCTCCCCGGCGGCGCCCGGGACCGGATCGCGGCACGCGCAACCGGCGCCAGCCGGGTCGAGTGGCCACGCAGCCAGGCCTACCGGATCCCGCTCTACCCGCCCGCCGAGGGCATCGTCGTCAACCTGCGCGGCCGGCAGCAGCAGGGTGCGGTCGAGCCCGGTTCGGAGTACGAGCAGGTTCGCGACCGGATCATCGAGACGCTCGAGGGGCTGCGCGACCCCTCGACGGGCGATCGCGTCCTCCAGTGGGCCCGGCGTCGCGAGGAGCTCTTCTCGGGGGCCCATCTGGACGAGGCGCCCGACGTGGTCGCGCTGTTCGACCCGCGCTACAAGGCCGCCTCGGGGCTCGGCGAGCTGTTCGAGCCCGTCCCGGCCCAGATCCTCGACGAGTACTCCGGCGTGCACGCAATGGAGGGCATCTTCGCGGCCGCCGGCCGCGGCATCCGCGCCGGCGTCGACCTCGGCACGCGAAGCATCCTCGACGTCGCGCCCACGCTGCTGGCGCTGCTCGGGCGGCCCGTTCCGGCCGACTCCGACGGCACGGTCATCGACGCGGCGCTGGAGGACGCGGCCGCGGTTCGCACCGGCGATGCGACGTATGCCGACCGTGCCTCGGGCGGCGAGCCGGCCCTGACGGCCGAGGAGGAGGCGACCCTCGAGGAGTCGCTCCGCGCCCTCGGCTACCTGGAGTAG
- a CDS encoding glycosyltransferase family 4 protein, whose translation MRIAMVGQKTNVTRFGGIERHVGLLSDRLAERGHRVTVFTRGRYGDPVRPAAGVSLVRRPSVPSKHLEAITHSTICSFESGLRGYDVVHFHGVGPSLAIPFAKFTRHAVVVATVHDQDYNKDKWSPFARRMLRAGEASACRHADEVISVARYIQQHLQLAYGCTAQYIPNGNDPLHVQPPGAALAEHGLEAGRYLLFLARLVPEKGCDVLIRAVRESSTPYRLAIVGGASYSDEHAAELRRLAGDDDRIAFLGFQSGDALDELRTNAAAYVMPSRQEGLPLALLEMLWYGMPVIASDIPAVNEVDGAVPEHRLTRVPPGDAAALGRAIEALPWPGATGTPGELRWPTWADVAAEVEQVYRRALAHHGRRAA comes from the coding sequence ATGAGGATCGCCATGGTCGGCCAGAAGACGAACGTGACCCGGTTCGGCGGCATCGAGCGGCACGTCGGGCTCCTGAGCGACCGGCTGGCGGAGCGCGGGCACCGCGTCACGGTGTTCACGCGCGGTCGCTACGGCGACCCGGTTCGGCCGGCGGCGGGCGTCTCGCTGGTGCGGCGGCCCTCCGTTCCCAGCAAGCACCTCGAGGCGATCACCCACTCGACGATCTGCTCGTTCGAATCGGGCCTGCGCGGCTACGACGTCGTCCACTTCCATGGCGTCGGCCCGAGCCTGGCGATCCCGTTCGCGAAGTTCACGCGCCACGCCGTGGTGGTGGCGACCGTGCACGACCAGGACTACAACAAGGACAAGTGGTCGCCGTTCGCCCGCCGGATGCTGCGGGCCGGCGAGGCCAGCGCGTGCCGCCACGCCGACGAGGTGATCTCGGTCGCGCGGTACATCCAGCAGCACCTCCAGCTGGCGTACGGATGCACGGCCCAGTACATCCCCAACGGGAACGATCCGCTGCACGTGCAGCCGCCCGGTGCCGCGCTGGCGGAGCACGGCCTCGAGGCGGGCCGGTACCTCCTGTTCCTCGCCCGGCTGGTGCCGGAGAAGGGCTGCGACGTGCTGATCCGCGCGGTACGCGAGAGCTCGACGCCCTACCGGCTCGCGATCGTGGGAGGGGCCAGCTACTCCGACGAGCACGCCGCCGAGCTGCGCCGTCTCGCCGGCGACGACGATCGGATCGCGTTCCTCGGGTTCCAGTCGGGGGACGCGCTCGACGAGCTGCGGACGAATGCCGCCGCCTACGTCATGCCGTCACGGCAGGAGGGGCTGCCGCTCGCGCTGCTCGAGATGCTCTGGTACGGCATGCCGGTGATCGCCAGCGACATCCCGGCCGTGAACGAGGTGGACGGCGCGGTGCCCGAGCACCGTCTCACCCGCGTCCCCCCAGGGGACGCGGCCGCTCTCGGACGAGCCATCGAGGCGCTCCCCTGGCCGGGTGCGACGGGCACGCCCGGCGAGCTGCGCTGGCCGACCTGGGCCGACGTGGCCGCCGAGGTCGAGCAGGTCTACCGGCGCGCACTGGCTCACCACGGCCGTCGCGCGGCCTAG
- a CDS encoding NHL repeat-containing protein — protein sequence MSSHITIRRRRAVLVRLAAAVMLVSTAALASAPSALTATLNSTFTGTVSTTGTKFKTHTISVVAPGTISINLDWDDPNAKLTLFLTAPTNVQVQAVTDASKPKTISYPATVSGTYKIGVKAATGGANYTVSATYPGADSSGSGLVTFQKAIGFSGPAGLYAYGMDYDSTDGTILVGDYWNYRVWRYGTDGTKLGLVSQHALGGLSGGITAPYDIEADPTDLDTNGKAALWVADQGSSRFVEFSHDGRWLQTIGKMNAGQATGSNSDHPGASYPMGCGGGAMQIPTHIAVDTVFSTHYLYVSDPRCRNVYVFDHHGGFHGQLDWTGSGVGTPIPRGVAEDAQGFIYVAEYQSRKIFVFDPATKKIIGSIGPQSDENDVRGLDIDTTNHLIYTVGAYWNRVYEFSFDPAKVDAGTGPSSVVGKFVNEWRNMDGSNFASGHQQMDSIRFPAVDNQGNVYVGETWGCDVYCTGTPYGYGVEKYTPGDISAKPSCTVTNAGTAQSTCAGATRDSWLTGPQPPPRGGYNQQNGIAIDPADNSLFVVDTFEQRVQKFDTTSTCTSEGSCPAWLLQWGSRQPASPASDGFGYPRALTFGKDDGLVWVGDNNNAAIAFNPDGTFVHRYGSQGPSPGMFKGGVQGIHVENGKVYATDVAGCRLQVFDEAKLLSASSIATAPAGTLLENVGSCGSGANQMTAPRGVAVSTDGNTVYVAETGTSRISVWNLSTNTAATVKPTCGGKGLAQPWGITWDPTKTWLYIGDVKNARVVRWNPATNACQVVVTAADLPPGVGFLGANFVEFDSNGLMYVSDNARHVDVFTVNL from the coding sequence GTGTCATCGCACATCACGATCCGACGTCGCCGCGCTGTGCTCGTGCGCCTGGCCGCGGCCGTCATGCTGGTCTCCACCGCGGCGCTCGCGTCCGCGCCGAGCGCGCTCACCGCCACGCTGAACAGCACCTTCACCGGCACGGTCTCGACCACCGGCACGAAGTTCAAGACCCATACGATCAGCGTGGTCGCGCCGGGGACGATCAGCATCAACCTCGATTGGGACGACCCCAACGCCAAGCTCACGCTGTTTCTCACCGCCCCGACCAACGTGCAGGTCCAGGCGGTCACGGACGCGAGCAAGCCCAAGACGATCTCCTATCCCGCCACGGTCAGCGGGACGTACAAGATCGGCGTCAAGGCCGCCACCGGCGGGGCCAATTACACGGTCTCGGCGACGTATCCGGGAGCCGACAGCTCGGGGTCCGGCCTCGTCACCTTCCAGAAGGCGATCGGCTTCAGCGGCCCGGCCGGCCTCTATGCCTACGGCATGGACTACGACTCGACCGACGGCACCATCCTGGTCGGCGACTACTGGAACTACCGGGTCTGGCGGTACGGCACCGACGGCACCAAGCTCGGCCTGGTCTCCCAGCACGCGCTGGGCGGCCTGTCCGGCGGCATCACGGCCCCGTACGACATCGAGGCCGATCCGACCGACCTCGACACCAACGGCAAGGCGGCCCTCTGGGTGGCGGATCAGGGCAGCTCGCGGTTCGTCGAGTTCAGTCACGACGGCAGGTGGCTGCAGACCATCGGCAAGATGAACGCCGGGCAGGCGACCGGCAGCAACTCGGATCACCCGGGGGCCAGCTACCCGATGGGCTGCGGCGGCGGGGCGATGCAGATCCCGACGCACATCGCCGTCGACACCGTGTTCTCGACGCACTACCTCTACGTGTCGGACCCGCGCTGCCGGAACGTCTACGTGTTCGACCACCACGGCGGCTTCCACGGGCAGCTCGACTGGACCGGCTCGGGCGTCGGCACGCCGATCCCACGCGGCGTGGCCGAGGATGCACAGGGCTTCATCTACGTCGCCGAGTACCAGTCGCGCAAGATCTTCGTGTTCGATCCCGCGACGAAGAAGATCATCGGCTCGATCGGCCCGCAGAGCGACGAGAACGACGTCCGCGGCCTCGACATCGACACCACCAACCACCTGATCTACACCGTCGGCGCATACTGGAACCGTGTCTATGAGTTCTCGTTCGATCCGGCCAAGGTCGACGCGGGAACCGGGCCGTCGAGCGTCGTCGGGAAGTTCGTCAACGAGTGGCGCAACATGGACGGCAGCAACTTCGCGAGCGGTCACCAGCAGATGGACTCGATCCGATTTCCGGCTGTTGACAACCAAGGCAACGTGTACGTCGGCGAGACCTGGGGCTGCGATGTCTACTGCACCGGGACGCCCTACGGCTACGGTGTCGAGAAGTACACCCCGGGCGACATCAGCGCCAAGCCGAGCTGCACCGTGACCAACGCCGGAACCGCGCAGAGCACCTGCGCCGGGGCCACCCGCGACTCGTGGCTGACCGGCCCGCAGCCCCCGCCCCGCGGTGGATACAACCAGCAGAACGGGATCGCCATCGATCCAGCCGACAACTCGCTGTTCGTCGTCGACACGTTCGAGCAGCGCGTGCAGAAGTTCGACACGACGTCGACCTGCACGTCCGAGGGCAGCTGCCCGGCCTGGCTGCTGCAGTGGGGCTCGCGGCAGCCGGCCAGCCCTGCGTCGGACGGCTTCGGATACCCGCGCGCGCTCACGTTCGGCAAGGACGACGGCCTGGTGTGGGTCGGCGACAACAACAACGCGGCGATCGCGTTCAACCCCGACGGCACCTTCGTGCACCGCTACGGATCACAGGGCCCCTCACCGGGGATGTTCAAGGGCGGCGTGCAGGGCATCCACGTCGAGAATGGCAAGGTCTACGCCACCGACGTGGCCGGGTGCCGGCTGCAGGTGTTCGACGAGGCCAAGCTGCTCTCGGCGAGCAGCATCGCCACAGCGCCCGCGGGGACGCTGCTGGAGAACGTGGGCTCGTGCGGCTCGGGCGCCAATCAGATGACCGCGCCGCGCGGCGTCGCGGTCTCGACGGACGGGAACACCGTCTACGTCGCCGAGACGGGCACCAGCCGCATCAGCGTATGGAACCTGTCGACGAACACGGCGGCGACGGTCAAGCCGACGTGCGGCGGCAAGGGGCTCGCGCAGCCCTGGGGTATCACCTGGGATCCGACAAAGACGTGGCTCTACATCGGCGACGTCAAGAACGCGCGCGTCGTACGGTGGAATCCGGCCACGAACGCGTGCCAGGTGGTCGTGACGGCGGCCGACCTGCCGCCGGGCGTCGGCTTCCTCGGCGCCAACTTCGTCGAGTTCGACTCGAACGGGCTGATGTACGTCAGCGACAACGCCCGGCACGTCGACGTCTTCACCGTCAACCTCTAG